A window from Sinorhizobium fredii encodes these proteins:
- the dnaN gene encoding DNA polymerase III subunit beta — translation MRITLERSNLLKSLNHVHRVVERRNTIPILSNVLLRSDGASLEMKATDLDLEITEATPAQVEQAGATTVPAHLLYDIVRKLPDGSEVLLATNAEGTAMTVASGRSKFSLQCLPQSDFPDLTAGSFSHSFRAKATDLKMLIDRTQFAISTEETRYYLNGIFFHTVENKGELKLRAVATDGHRLARADIEAPAGSEGMPGIIIPRKTVSELQKLLDTPDVVVTVEVSDAKIRLTIGSIVMTSKLIDGTFPDYQRVIPAGNDKELRVDCQSFAQAVDRVSTISSERGRAVKLALSDGQMTLTVNNPDSGSATEELPVGYESDPLEIGFNAKYLLDITAQLTGNEAVFMLADPGSPTLVRDLAADDALYVLMPMRV, via the coding sequence ATGCGCATTACTCTCGAGCGGTCCAATCTTTTGAAATCGCTGAACCATGTCCACCGCGTGGTCGAACGGCGCAACACGATCCCGATCCTCTCGAACGTGCTGCTGCGCTCCGACGGCGCCAGCCTCGAAATGAAGGCGACCGACCTCGACCTGGAGATCACCGAGGCAACACCGGCGCAGGTGGAACAGGCGGGCGCAACCACCGTTCCGGCGCATCTGCTCTATGACATCGTTCGCAAGCTGCCGGACGGTTCCGAGGTGCTGCTCGCCACCAATGCCGAGGGCACGGCGATGACCGTCGCCTCGGGCCGCTCCAAGTTCTCGTTGCAATGCCTGCCGCAATCGGACTTCCCGGACCTCACGGCCGGCAGCTTCTCGCATTCCTTCCGCGCCAAGGCGACGGATCTGAAGATGCTGATCGACAGGACGCAGTTCGCGATCTCGACGGAGGAAACGCGCTACTACCTCAACGGCATCTTCTTCCACACGGTTGAGAACAAGGGCGAGCTCAAGCTGCGGGCGGTGGCTACCGACGGCCATCGCCTCGCCCGCGCCGACATCGAGGCGCCGGCCGGCTCCGAGGGCATGCCCGGCATCATCATTCCGCGCAAGACCGTCAGCGAATTGCAAAAACTGCTCGACACTCCTGACGTGGTGGTCACGGTCGAGGTCTCGGACGCGAAGATCCGCCTGACGATCGGCTCGATCGTCATGACGTCGAAGCTGATCGACGGGACGTTCCCGGACTATCAAAGGGTGATTCCGGCCGGCAATGACAAGGAACTGCGCGTCGACTGCCAGTCCTTCGCACAGGCCGTCGACCGCGTTTCGACGATCTCCTCCGAACGCGGCCGGGCCGTCAAACTGGCGCTCTCCGACGGCCAGATGACGCTGACCGTCAACAATCCGGATTCCGGCAGCGCAACGGAAGAATTGCCGGTCGGTTATGAGAGCGATCCGCTCGAAATCGGCTTCAACGCCAAATATCTTCTCGACATCACTGCCCAGCTTACCGGCAATGAGGCGGTCTTCATGCTGGCGGATCCCGGCTCGCCGACCTTGGTGCGCGATCTTGCCGCGGACGACGCGCTCTACGTGCTGATGCCGATGCGCGTCTGA